A region from the Oncorhynchus keta strain PuntledgeMale-10-30-2019 chromosome 5, Oket_V2, whole genome shotgun sequence genome encodes:
- the LOC118377362 gene encoding STE20-related kinase adapter protein alpha-like isoform X1 yields the protein MSFLAHEDSHESLTSVPRRDTMGSFLPDSGAYELLTIIGRGLEDLMTVNLARYRPTGEHVAIRRIDLESCTNEMVNYLQAELHVSKLFHHSSILPYRSIFIAENELWVISPFMAYGSARDLISSHFTDGMNELAIAYILLGMLKALDYIHHMGYVHRSVKASHVLISVDGQVCMSGLRSIISLIRHGQRARVVHDFPQYSIKVLPWLSPEVLQQNLQGYDFRSDIYSLGITACELANGHVPFKDMPATQMLLEKLNGTVPCLLDTTTIPPEELTMKPSRSGADSGICEGPSTGGAHHSNGEPSSSSGSHPYSRTFSPHFHAFVELCLQRDPEKRPSASALIGHSFFKQIKRRPSEALPELFRPVTPITGFESTQPQDAASGLASLESGLSHMDVDDWDF from the exons GCCCATGAAGACAGCCACGAGAGCCTGACCTCAGTCCCACGGCGGGACACCATGGGAAGCTTCCTCCCCGACAGCGGCGCCTATGAGCTCCTGACCATCATCG GTCGAGGCCTGGAGGACTTGATGACCGTCAACCTTGCCAGATACAGACCCACAGGGGAACACGTAGCAATCCGTCGGATTGACCTGGAGTCCTGCACCAATGAAATGGTCAACTACCTGCAG GCTGAGCTCCATGTATCTAAGCTGTTCCACCACTCCAGCATCCTGCCCTACAGGAGCATCTTCATAGCAGAGAACGAGCTGTGGGTCATCTCTCCCTTCATGGCCTATG GGTCAGCCAGAGACCTGATCAGCAGCCACTTCACTGATGGGATGAATGAGCTGGCCATCGCCTACATCCTACTGGGCATGCTCAAAGCCCTGGACTACATCCACCACATGGGCTATGTACACCG GAGCGTGAAGGCCAGCCACGTGTTGATCTCGGTAGACGGTCAGGTGTGTATGTCTGGTCTGAGGAGCATCATCAGTCTGATCCGTCACGGCCAGCGGGCCAGAGTGGTCCATGACTTCCCCCAGTACAGCATCAAGGTGCTTCCCTGGCTCAGCCCAGAGGTGCTGCAGCAG AATCTGCAGGGATACGACTTCCGGTCAGACATCTACAGTCTTGGCATCACAGCCTGTGAGCTAGCCAATGGACATGTGCCCTTCAAAGACATGCCAGCCACACAG ATGTTGCTGGAGAAGCTGAACGGGACAGTCCCCTGTCTGTTGgacaccaccaccatccccccAGAGGAGCTGACCATGAAGCCCTCCCGCTCTGGAGCTGACTCTGGGATCTGTGAGGGCCCCAGTACCGGAGGGGCCCACCACTCTAACGgagagccctcctcctcctcgggGAGCCACCCTTACAGTCGTACCTTCTCTCCCCACTTCCATGCTTTTGTGGAGCTGTGTCTCCAGAGGGACCCAGAGAAGAG ACCCTCAGCCAGTGCTCTCATTGGTCATTCCTTCTTCAAACAG ATCAAGCGTCGGCCATCGGAGGCTCTGCCTGAGCTATTCCGGCCCGTAACGCCCATCACAGGCTTTGAGAGTACCCAGCCTCAGGACGCTGCCTCTGGACTGGCCAGCCTGGAATCTGGCCTCAGCCACATGGATGTGGATGACTGGGACTTCTga
- the LOC118377362 gene encoding STE20-related kinase adapter protein alpha-like isoform X3, with the protein MSFLRWVSEKLSVENLRDFEFFGEQAQGNSHRKAHEDSHESLTSVPRRDTMGSFLPDSGAYELLTIIGRGLEDLMTVNLARYRPTGEHVAIRRIDLESCTNEMVNYLQAELHVSKLFHHSSILPYRSIFIAENELWVISPFMAYGSARDLISSHFTDGMNELAIAYILLGMLKALDYIHHMGYVHRSVKASHVLISVDGQVCMSGLRSIISLIRHGQRARVVHDFPQYSIKVLPWLSPEVLQQNLQGYDFRSDIYSLGITACELANGHVPFKDMPATQMLLEKLNGTVPCLLDTTTIPPEELTMKPSRSGADSGICEGPSTGGAHHSNGEPSSSSGSHPYSRTFSPHFHAFVELCLQRDPEKRPSASALIGHSFFKQIKRRPSEALPELFRPVTPITGFESTQPQDAASGLASLESGLSHMDVDDWDF; encoded by the exons GCCCATGAAGACAGCCACGAGAGCCTGACCTCAGTCCCACGGCGGGACACCATGGGAAGCTTCCTCCCCGACAGCGGCGCCTATGAGCTCCTGACCATCATCG GTCGAGGCCTGGAGGACTTGATGACCGTCAACCTTGCCAGATACAGACCCACAGGGGAACACGTAGCAATCCGTCGGATTGACCTGGAGTCCTGCACCAATGAAATGGTCAACTACCTGCAG GCTGAGCTCCATGTATCTAAGCTGTTCCACCACTCCAGCATCCTGCCCTACAGGAGCATCTTCATAGCAGAGAACGAGCTGTGGGTCATCTCTCCCTTCATGGCCTATG GGTCAGCCAGAGACCTGATCAGCAGCCACTTCACTGATGGGATGAATGAGCTGGCCATCGCCTACATCCTACTGGGCATGCTCAAAGCCCTGGACTACATCCACCACATGGGCTATGTACACCG GAGCGTGAAGGCCAGCCACGTGTTGATCTCGGTAGACGGTCAGGTGTGTATGTCTGGTCTGAGGAGCATCATCAGTCTGATCCGTCACGGCCAGCGGGCCAGAGTGGTCCATGACTTCCCCCAGTACAGCATCAAGGTGCTTCCCTGGCTCAGCCCAGAGGTGCTGCAGCAG AATCTGCAGGGATACGACTTCCGGTCAGACATCTACAGTCTTGGCATCACAGCCTGTGAGCTAGCCAATGGACATGTGCCCTTCAAAGACATGCCAGCCACACAG ATGTTGCTGGAGAAGCTGAACGGGACAGTCCCCTGTCTGTTGgacaccaccaccatccccccAGAGGAGCTGACCATGAAGCCCTCCCGCTCTGGAGCTGACTCTGGGATCTGTGAGGGCCCCAGTACCGGAGGGGCCCACCACTCTAACGgagagccctcctcctcctcgggGAGCCACCCTTACAGTCGTACCTTCTCTCCCCACTTCCATGCTTTTGTGGAGCTGTGTCTCCAGAGGGACCCAGAGAAGAG ACCCTCAGCCAGTGCTCTCATTGGTCATTCCTTCTTCAAACAG ATCAAGCGTCGGCCATCGGAGGCTCTGCCTGAGCTATTCCGGCCCGTAACGCCCATCACAGGCTTTGAGAGTACCCAGCCTCAGGACGCTGCCTCTGGACTGGCCAGCCTGGAATCTGGCCTCAGCCACATGGATGTGGATGACTGGGACTTCTga
- the LOC118377362 gene encoding STE20-related kinase adapter protein alpha-like isoform X2: protein MGSFLPDSGAYELLTIIGRGLEDLMTVNLARYRPTGEHVAIRRIDLESCTNEMVNYLQAELHVSKLFHHSSILPYRSIFIAENELWVISPFMAYGSARDLISSHFTDGMNELAIAYILLGMLKALDYIHHMGYVHRSVKASHVLISVDGQVCMSGLRSIISLIRHGQRARVVHDFPQYSIKVLPWLSPEVLQQNLQGYDFRSDIYSLGITACELANGHVPFKDMPATQMLLEKLNGTVPCLLDTTTIPPEELTMKPSRSGADSGICEGPSTGGAHHSNGEPSSSSGSHPYSRTFSPHFHAFVELCLQRDPEKRPSASALIGHSFFKQIKRRPSEALPELFRPVTPITGFESTQPQDAASGLASLESGLSHMDVDDWDF from the exons ATGGGAAGCTTCCTCCCCGACAGCGGCGCCTATGAGCTCCTGACCATCATCG GTCGAGGCCTGGAGGACTTGATGACCGTCAACCTTGCCAGATACAGACCCACAGGGGAACACGTAGCAATCCGTCGGATTGACCTGGAGTCCTGCACCAATGAAATGGTCAACTACCTGCAG GCTGAGCTCCATGTATCTAAGCTGTTCCACCACTCCAGCATCCTGCCCTACAGGAGCATCTTCATAGCAGAGAACGAGCTGTGGGTCATCTCTCCCTTCATGGCCTATG GGTCAGCCAGAGACCTGATCAGCAGCCACTTCACTGATGGGATGAATGAGCTGGCCATCGCCTACATCCTACTGGGCATGCTCAAAGCCCTGGACTACATCCACCACATGGGCTATGTACACCG GAGCGTGAAGGCCAGCCACGTGTTGATCTCGGTAGACGGTCAGGTGTGTATGTCTGGTCTGAGGAGCATCATCAGTCTGATCCGTCACGGCCAGCGGGCCAGAGTGGTCCATGACTTCCCCCAGTACAGCATCAAGGTGCTTCCCTGGCTCAGCCCAGAGGTGCTGCAGCAG AATCTGCAGGGATACGACTTCCGGTCAGACATCTACAGTCTTGGCATCACAGCCTGTGAGCTAGCCAATGGACATGTGCCCTTCAAAGACATGCCAGCCACACAG ATGTTGCTGGAGAAGCTGAACGGGACAGTCCCCTGTCTGTTGgacaccaccaccatccccccAGAGGAGCTGACCATGAAGCCCTCCCGCTCTGGAGCTGACTCTGGGATCTGTGAGGGCCCCAGTACCGGAGGGGCCCACCACTCTAACGgagagccctcctcctcctcgggGAGCCACCCTTACAGTCGTACCTTCTCTCCCCACTTCCATGCTTTTGTGGAGCTGTGTCTCCAGAGGGACCCAGAGAAGAG ACCCTCAGCCAGTGCTCTCATTGGTCATTCCTTCTTCAAACAG ATCAAGCGTCGGCCATCGGAGGCTCTGCCTGAGCTATTCCGGCCCGTAACGCCCATCACAGGCTTTGAGAGTACCCAGCCTCAGGACGCTGCCTCTGGACTGGCCAGCCTGGAATCTGGCCTCAGCCACATGGATGTGGATGACTGGGACTTCTga